From the genome of Uloborus diversus isolate 005 unplaced genomic scaffold, Udiv.v.3.1 scaffold_1469, whole genome shotgun sequence:
tttatatatttaagggtttttttttttttttgctatttttaacaacatttttttcagttcttaagagcatttttatagattttttaggCCATCAAAGTCCGGGACCTAATCATATAACGCTCAGTTATTACTAAACGATTGAAATATTagaccaaaaatttttaaaaatgttttaagagacGAAGAGTGCTCTAGCTTGAACTTATATGAAATATCAACACCTATTGTAGTAGCATCGAATCGAAGTTTCATCTGTTGCATGCCTAGattaatttcaaactaaatagatttttatatgtatagttgtcattaaatttttacttttttgcgaaaacttcaaccagcaagtttttttttaatatttgaacatttaatcTTTCTCTCATATATTCAATTGAAGatcaggggaggggagggaggaGAGGAATGTAGtacagatgctttttttttatgtacaattctcattcaatttttacttttttgctaaaacttcaaccaataagtttttcagaaaaaaaaaaatttaataataataataatatttctctcttaaattctattaaatataagAGGGTGGGGGAGGTGTGTAAACACGTTTTTGACAGAGATGTTGTAGacagaaatttgataaattttctgtTACACTACTTGCTTACCCTTATCATTCGGCCATTTTAATTTCTACTGCCCCAAATTCTTTTAAACGTTCAGAGTGATTCTACTAACCGCTTGCTTGACGTTCGTGACtaacaataatgtatttttaaaaggcttATTGCAATCACAGCAACATCGCTTATAACttcttgttaattttattttgattaggaGAGCGACAAAAGAACGGCATTAGATCCGCCCTCTTCACCCCTAGCGGGGGAACACCTTCACGTGGCTATCGGACGGAGCTAGTATGAATGTtgcaatattttcacacccatCCGTCACGTCCGATAAATCGGAACGGGCGGACGGATCGGTCGCTATGTGAATCGGCCTTTATCCTGCATGCCGCGAAATTCGGGGggcaccagattttcaataacactctcctggtcctttccggcatgccggaagaATCgaggttggggaaaaaaaatatatgttaagcTTAAAATTGAATATAAGTTCTAGATACATATCTTGGTagagtattaataaacagtttaattttgtaaaatatatctACTAACAATgtgatttgttattttaacaagaaaaatattgtttaataacgaataatttaataaaaatcaaattaaatataagtaagcaaacttttaagcagtaagttatcgcTCCAAAGCCAGAGCTAAAGAATTTAACATAGCtattcaatgaataaaaattaaacctacctctctaaaaggaacctaaaacaatttattttttaaaaaatatatgaacaaaTCGTaataacgatgattgcttctgagtTGATTATTTTATCTGGACACCctttataaaatgaagtctccaaaaagcgactgtgtgtttgaactcgcaaaactcgagaactacccggccgattttgctggaATTTTCAgattgttcctttaagtcctgagaaagtttgcagaccagttcgaaaacaactcgatgaatagttcttattttattccaatttaggcccaattttctcgtaaattcccgaatatgggggtgaaaaattactcgtaaataataatattatatattgctggaaagggaagaattttccgcgttcttcgcaatttgttccaatgctctaacttaattgcggcgggagttttttacgtttttagcttgaatttttttaggcttagctgaaatttaggcactactttcttcattaaatccatcaataaaaagtgaaggaattatccaacatttttttttttttttgacagcattggaaagagctgctttttcactccagatctaactcgacctaaggtcgaaagtttaaccctctatctaaattagaaaaaagttacaagcgaattaaatgaagttcaaaaatctgttctctgttcaagtttttaaccattttgttttgcgtttccatggtaacgctttttgaatccattgtttatttccatctttctcattttcaattcttaaacttattttgtgtttccatggttacgccttttaaaccctcctttctcattttattttaatttttaaaagtattttagtatctgtcgtcatagTTTGGcgataaaattttgcatgatggtttttttttctttcatttaatcctggttattgaagatacttcattttttttagtttttttttttttttcaaggtagaccgggcaaagccgggcaacgcagctagttggcatataattaaatccattaataatgacctaccataaataacaagcacatattatatgcaatacccatttttttgaaagaaggttactttcgcgacatatttatatttttcttcacagtggtttgctttctgattggaactgaatggggaagtTTACTTTTGTTTCGttgcaaaataaacttcaaattatccggcatgccagaaaattcgaattttccggcatgctggtcaacctcgcttttttccggcatgccggataatgcggggtaatatggTAATAAAAGTAGAGCGAGcaatggcaacccttttgctgctcataaactaaaccatgtgactggtgtgtATCATAGCAACGACCGGCGTTGACGTCGTCTTCCATATCATCGTTACCATCACAACAGAGACGGTAATGATATCATTGAAGCAAGTCTttacttgatacgcgtcttatcaggctcagtcattttcaCAAAAGTTGTCGTatgaaatcaattaatcaaacaaaaaaaaaaaaaaaaaaaaaacccggccAGACTCCAGTGACATCTGTTGAATTTTGCGTCAACTTTTGACTATAAACAtcaaataagtttatttttaaagtgaatattcaacaaaattgagttcaaaagtgttggagttaatttaaaagcgaaTTTGTTTCTTCCCAAAGAAAAgtatttgaaaagatatttttaaaaaagtgaaaaaatatgaaacttttttttttcaagaaatgttaaattttaaaacaaaatcacatgaatATAAGCCGAGGAAGATGTTTATCTAATACTAATTAAATCAAtgtaaaattctgttaatgaaaaaaattgtgtgataaaatattccaatttttcgcaatgaagcattttcaaaattatttgattaatgTTACTacaaaccttcaataaatataaaaaagagtTGATGATATTGAATATTGATCATTTCATATgtattgcaatttatacattaaataacaatttcaaacgatgttaaaaataaatttgttgcttgaaaacgtatgtgaaaatattttggttatactgttttatttttcGGGAGGGGGCGGGGGTTAATTTCTGCtttcaataagtaaaaaaaaaatcattgaaaatttggTTCTGACTGAAATTATGtgtaatattataaaattaagcaTTACATCTTATGCacgaaaccatactgtctattTAACGTATGAACTACACTCAATAAATTGTATcaacaaaaagtttttcttttcttttttttaaaacttttactatGCAAGAATTAATTACATCTGTTTCATCAAGCGcaattgataaatatatttatcagttacaACAGAAGACACattaaaagtagcgattgtttctcataatttttaCCGAcgcaggcaacgccgggtatttttgcaaGTTCATAAATATATGCAAACAATCAAAaagtttttagcattttttttcttactttcaaaattagttattttttaaaagacatattctgaaaatgaagaataactcagtttgatatctttatttttttttcacattttagaactAATAAAAAGCTCAAAATATGCTTAgagataaaattatttgaaagaaaaatatatagaaaacatATCAAATGAAATTTTAGCATTGAAACTGATCGTTAGTAACGATCAACATGCATTACAATTTAATCATTATGAAGTACGTTGCATTTTAAAGAACaagaatttaaatcatttaaaagcacTTGAAACAATAATGAATAGACGAGGAAAAACCATgccaataaaatttcaaaaaatgaaaagatggCAGCTTTTCATATAGATATTTATAAACCTATTTTTcagcatttagaaaaataataataaaagtttcctccattttttttttgaacaaaactcttacttgtttaaaaaataagtaagtaaaaatattaataacaattaaaactcattaaaaaaaaaacttttaaaaatgaaaacggTATTCAAATGCTGACACATTATAATTATGAGGAAATTTAATGGGGAAAAATTTCGCCATATAAATAAATTAGGCcactaaaaaacatgaaaagttccacaaacttttaaattatttgctaaaatataaactaaaaaaaagctattcagtaacataaaaaaaaatttttgaaaaaaaaaaacaaaaaatagaaccgactttaaaattgctccaaaaagtgaaaaataattttattctttaaacaccatcgataatacttttaaacataatttttgaagttggcacaaaaacaaaaagtaaaatccagtgtaaccatgcttcgttcatattttttttttttttttttcagaaaatcaccctaagttaggaacgaaacatttatatcgttactcaaatatgctgttatcaatgcaaaatgtatgtggtagtgatgAAACTatgcctggttaaatttataattgtagttgagttatggctgtgaatgatatTATGTAtcatttttgcgccaacttcaaaaattatgtttaaaagtattatcgatggtgtttaaagaataaaattatttttcactttttagagcaattttgaagtcggttcgatttttattttttttttattttttttttttttcaaaatttttttatttcattctttttagtgtaaatgtagatatttcagtaaaagtaagaagttaccatcacgaaactttaccttatttttttcatacaaatgctccatactaacaaaaagaaaaaaaaatctataagcacgccttaaactttaagcgattggcactaaaaatttatctttgttcctctctggaattcatttgtgtgttaatttaattataaccatttaaaatatccctaactaatttgcatttcacagcaaaccagttgcttgtgatgcaatcctgtatagttgtggcaaacctaacctggtagtattgtgaaggctaagcagatcctaatcgctGCATCACCTCGGTTGAAGGTTAGGTttacctagagccgctatatagccGTATATATAGGGACCTTAGGTCTACCCCCACTATGGACAATGACAccgaagaaacttgatgcttgcttcagagaagcctttattcaaaattatcattacaattaatgttattgttatagggcaacaaacttttatataacaatgggtttcatatttaatcatttaatagggaaattacatgaaatttactgtttttctcccatcacttttttttctaaagaacaaatatggtcaaacaaagtaatgggacctaagttgagccatcccctatgcTTAagaaaagaatcatcaaaatcggctcactaggtgagacgctggacaaacaaacaaacaaacaaaaaaaaaaaaacatgcatacggtatgaactgataaccgcctcttatttgaagtcggttaaaaagtgacattaaagtaaaaaataaaaatttgttgaaaaattaaattaagttatTTAAGAGTAAAGTAATCCGCCAAATCTAAATTAAACAGTATCAGGAAGCACCCACGTTACTGTAATGTGTAATCCAGCCAAAgatcaattaaagtgtaaaataattcgccaaatgaatgtatcaattaattaaacaacaataaaagttccatcaaaatATTAGAAGAACAAACATTGAcgacagcaattttagcaatagaaaaagttttcgccaatttcGCATGTTCGGCGCCGATATAATTCCTCCAcgatttaaatgtaaatattaaatggcaaaaaaaataatGCTCCCAAATTGTTGTCAAATTTTGTGTGGCCAAAAGATtacatactgtttgaccatcgagtACATGGAaaagctaatatccggtttataggcggaaatggacgtatctattagtttatagggctgttagttggtttgtttcagatgcgcACTATtacctctctattatttagccttagttctgtaaaaatgaaaatttgctctcagcaacattttttaaatctcaaatatattcgatctatatCATCACGGCAacaattcattgatttatttaatcacaacaaagttttgagcttaccattttgtcggatgtcttttcatccataagctcattattttttgcattgaaaaaggcgttccctataacgccgaaacacgtgtctgctgtaatttacaaatttgtgcttctgcttacgttgttttgtcttactttactgttcagcacaaaggtatttatttatcttaccattttgcttttatattccaagacgaaatgaaaatattttcttttctttttgttgtttccatggtaactgtttttgtttccccttattttatttttgaaaatgcaataaatgaataaggtactagtgacattataaaatgtgcatcaaaatcccattcGTTATTTTCCCCTCTCCCCTGCTCGATTccttcagatggaatcgtctttacttggcacattgtcaaattacatacaatccgtggtcaaactgtatgtgtgcgtcacgatgcatttcaaatcttggcgattatttttcattttatttgttgtccccggatttggtttcaataaaataaagcttttattgTTGTTAATCATAGTTTGTTTAgcggatttttttacattttacaaaaacttttaatgtcGTTTCGTAGCTTGATTCATTTGCTGGgaggattattttaaattttaatacatatatatgtaATAAACTATACGTAGTAAAAATTTGAATACTTTTCAatgatctaatttatttatttgtcgaaataaaatgctattttgtctttttcgtgaatttttaatcaaaacaaaataaaataaaataattctccaaataaaactatttggactgtgcgttaatcaggccctgcgtaatccctaaaaatgcaaatagtacttattcacttttatttaataagacaTAATGTGCTTCAGGGATGAATCCGTACATTTTGCCAGAAGTGAACGCCAATGCGAAATAGTTGAATCCTGAATTGGGACCAGATGTACCTGAAAAGGGGATTTATTTTCCCTGAAAAACAGATCTGGTTCGCCGTTCTGGCATCAGTTCAGCCTGTACTACACATCGGTTAACCGTATCAATGAAATTTgacgttaaagattgaaaaagcatcactttttgcagcagaaataatacgttaactaatgtaaacaaaggatTTTCTGGTTATACTACAGCGCTCTCTTACGGGCAagtcggcgcctttgatcttttgagaaatgactgagcctgttAAGACGCGTATCAAGAAAACCTTGATTTTAGGTAAGAAATCATGTttgttgaagtattttttttttgatcaaaacaacccTTTTATATGCATACTGCTTATAACCAAAATGTTTTACCTTTATTTTACGAGAAGAGTCATACAATTGCTTGCGGATGTTCAATTGCATATCTGACTTATGATCTGTCTTCACAACTTGAAAGCTGAACAAATAATTGTCTTTGAtctattaagtattttttttttttttttttttgaaaaaatatttgttgaagatGACCGGGGGGATTCGTTTTAATGTTTAGTTCTAAGTTAGTtccattaagaaattttaaaaaaaatactgcttttaacctaaatgttttatttttattttacgaatAGAGACGTACAATTGCTTGCGGATCTTCAATTGCACATCTGTTTTATGATCTGTCTTCGCTACTTGTGAGATGAACAAATAattctttgatttattttattttatttatttttgattgaaaaagaaaatctgttGAAGATGGACGAGAGGATTCACTTTAATGTTTAGTTACATTTTATGCTTATtaacaagtaaaaaaagaattaaaagttttttctgttaATAGTCAAAAACtgatttaacaggaaaaaaatctGAGGCTTTGAGATGAACTGCTTGCCTCTTTTGTGCGACACCATTCCAGAAGACCTCCAATTGAAGCTCAGAAGAGAACTGAACGAAACACAAGAAAATGTTTCGAAGGGTCTACACAGCCTCAGGGAATTCTTAAAAAGTAAGATCCATCATTTTAACACCTAAATCTGATTTTATTCATTATGTCATTGAGAGTACCATTGACGAGGTGAATATTCTTCGTTCTTCACGTTGCATGGTAAATCTTATATCATTAAAatctgagcgtatgtatctatgtatgtatctatgtatgacAGAGTTACTTCTCCCTAACGCCAGTGAACtgaacatcgaaccaggtatcgatagattcgtcaTTTTCTCGCCTTTATGCTTGGCTGTTttacataattctccgataatatttagcggagatatcaataaaTAACTATTGATTATGatatacttagatttcgacatgaaATCCATTGTAgaattttttgaaggttttaatCCATTCAAATTACTATTCAGTGCTTCATtccaactttccgcaacaatgctttattaaaatttattcgcaactccaaagctctaatacgctaccttgcggcgaTTAATAGcactaaagaaaatattaaaacattccattccacgtgttttctttggggtaaatgacaggattcagacagtttatggtgtaatgtaatttcagaagaacagaaaagaaagctccccacaaacacgatgaaaaattactgtcattcactaagcgtcaaagcaagttatgagttacggcatttgtttgttttacctttttcatccgccattagaccgAGGATGCAGCGCCACCTATAGTATATAGGAGTTGCGAATAGCGTGAAGAattattgagacgaaagatctgttgccattttcgtTTCTCGGATATGAACaaggaaaatgttttaaaggcttttcctgcaatcgagggacgtaaaatatttactttttgtttatttttccgcaatctgccgcaaaatttcactttttttttgttcaagcctgaatgttgaacacgcgtcacttgacataacttttattttcgaggtagaccgtgcaaagccgggcgacgcagctagtgtgATAATAAATGCTGAAATTGGTCTCTCAATGATTACTTCTTTGaacgatttctttaaaaaaagtggtATAAAATAGTCTGCTTTTGCAAGGTGGGGAGGAAATAATTTTCCAGGTTGAACAAGAAAATCTGGAAAATGTATCAAATAAATCACCCACGgctaaagcgttttttttttctttctgtttcttcCCAAAACAATCTTTTTATACTGTCAcagtaatgaaaaaataaaaaacaaaaacaactatTCTAAATTGCTTATCCAAGCAATTAACACTCCCTGAAGTGTTTAATAACTCATCGTAACCATcaaaaaagtgtttaaagaaaGCTCCATATACCCAATAGGATGTCTACTGAAAGCCCAAGATCTTgcgagggggggagggggcttacTCTTGCAGCATTATtgagtttcattttcttttattattttacattttattactgCTGTAATAAATGCTAAAGTTACGTGTGCATATATTTCCATTCTTCGTTTTAACGCAATAGTTTTGCCACGTCAACAGGGGAAAAGATTCCGTCGAGGACAGACGATGACTTCCTGCTGTGCTTCCTGCGCGCGCAGAAGTTCAACGCGAAGCGAAGTGAAGAGAAGCTGAAGCGATATTGCCGCATGAGGCAGACTCTGCACGACTTCTTCGAGGACATCGACGTTGCCAAGATGGAGGCAGTCTTGGACAGTCAAATAGTCGGGTTCTTGCCCTACAGGGACAAGAAGGGAAGGGCGGTACTCTTCTCGAGGGGATGTAAGTTATGGATTTTGTTAACTGACTTAGAGGAGGTTGTCCGTTCgtagcttttttacttccttctacaaaaaaggaagtattgtattcgcgaaaaaattttcactcaaaaatcggccttcatttccatttttctcacccccaaatgaatgtggagttttttttttcaacccgaccacacgtggatatatgcctaggaacgtagagacacccaaaatattcattttgacgacccacgagttaattacaactaattttcttgtgacgtccgtatgtacgtatgtatgtgcgtatgtgtgtatgtgtgcatgtatctcgcatagctcaaaacggtatgtcctagaaagttgaaatttggtacgtagactcctagtggggtctagttgtgcaccttccttttcagttgcattcggatgtttctaccCTTTATACGTCTTCAAAAATGAAACGACTTGAAAATTTTGTGTTCAATCACTGGCTCGATGTGTTCATTCTTTGAGAAGCTATTTTTCATCTAaagtcctcaaaaaaaaaaaaagctaatcagAATCATAAAATAtcagggttgttttttttttcactaattaggGTGGACTGGATATAGTTATGTTTATACAAGCGCGTTAATTTTCGAGTTTGTATTTTCCCAGAACTGAGAATCTTATGAGGAAGCATCTGACTCATACTGATTTGACCTATGCAGTAAGATCAAATCAGTATGAGTTTGAAACCAGTCTTGTTTCTTTTGAGAATTATTCGTAACCAATCTACATTTGTCCACAAAGGcaaatttttacaataaattactCTCAACTGGTGCATATGGGAATCAAATTTTGGATAACTTAtactttctttcaaaactaaatttacgCATGTTCTCACTGAAACAtaaatttcagttctaaaaaacTATATGCCCAAATTTATAGTTGTCGCATGCATGAACAGATATTcatttcttttctgttaaaaGGTGACTTAAACGAAATTGTTCTTAGCTATGATTTATTTGAgtcagggtttattattattattattattattttgcttaatgTAAGTTTTTGTTATTTAGTACAATCAGCCACGCAaatatattgcttaaaaaaaagttgatatgCTTTAAATAGTTGCAATAACATACTAATAAAACTGAGATGCTAttcaaaaatgattcattttcaaATCCTTTATTTAGACGCTTGGAATAAAGAAGCGTACGACCTCGTGGACTCCACGAAGTGCGCAGTACTCCTGATTCTGTACTCTCTGACCTTCCCCCTGACTACCATGACAGGGATATGCGTCATAACGGACGCCAAAGTGGAAGCGGTCCAAGACTATTACCACAACTTCAGGGCCTTCGGCACTCACACCTCCACTATTgtaagatttttgtttttctccTCAGATAGATTAATATTGATACATATACAGAGAGGTAAAGGAATATGAGGCGAAgtgaaatgtttaaataattacTCTGCTTTTGGCAATTTTAGCTTTTTCATTTCCTCTTTAATAAACTAATTACTTATTTACACTAATTACTTATTttatcacgttataaaataaataattagtgtaACTTAATAACGTAGAGTAACTTAATGACGTAGTTAAGATTATTTTGATCTGATTTTAACACTGAttaaggaaattcattttgactttttgtttttttcaagcacactttCTAGAAGCTGTCACCCATAAAACTAGGTGTTTATCCAATaagattcaatttcagttttgttaa
Proteins encoded in this window:
- the LOC129232993 gene encoding uncharacterized protein LOC129232993, which produces MRQTLHDFFEDIDVAKMEAVLDSQIVGFLPYRDKKGRAVLFSRGYAWNKEAYDLVDSTKCAVLLILYSLTFPLTTMTGICVITDAKVEAVQDYYHNFRAFGTHTSTIMSLPCRFQRMDLFNENFMCHYFYAAIRPLLPTKFSKRIHFYPA